A region from the Spirochaeta thermophila DSM 6192 genome encodes:
- the fabF gene encoding beta-ketoacyl-ACP synthase II, producing the protein MKKRVVITGMGAVTSLGHSVPQLWEAVKRGECGIDRITHFDTTEYACRIAAEVKDFDARAVIGKEARKMDPFSQFAVASAIEAMRDAGLADGGVDPERLGVVIGNGIGGFETLEDSFRTLFEKGPSRVAPLTIPKIIGNIAPGNIAMYFNAQGPCYTITTACSSGTDAIGEGLRLIREDEADVVIVGGTEAAITPLGIAGFIVIQALSTKYNDSPKKASRPFDKHRDGFVMGEGAGVLILESLEHAKARGARIHAELAGYGMTCDAYHLTAPHPEGRGAVRAIQRALRDAGLSPEDIDYVNAHGTSTPLNDPIETRAIKQAFGDHAYKLKVSSTKSMTGHCIGAAGAIEAILSTMAIVDQFFPPTINQEEPDPECDLDYVPNEGKKGRIRAAISETFGFGGHNGVVVIKEYRE; encoded by the coding sequence ATGAAGAAACGCGTGGTCATCACCGGGATGGGGGCGGTGACGTCCCTCGGACACTCGGTGCCCCAGTTGTGGGAGGCGGTGAAGCGTGGCGAGTGCGGGATCGACAGGATCACCCACTTCGATACGACCGAGTACGCGTGTAGGATCGCCGCTGAGGTGAAGGACTTCGATGCCCGGGCGGTGATAGGGAAAGAGGCGCGGAAGATGGATCCCTTCTCCCAGTTCGCCGTGGCTTCGGCCATCGAGGCGATGAGGGACGCAGGGCTTGCTGACGGTGGGGTGGATCCTGAACGGCTCGGGGTGGTGATCGGGAACGGGATCGGAGGGTTCGAGACACTCGAGGACTCGTTCCGTACGCTCTTCGAGAAGGGGCCTTCACGGGTGGCGCCTCTCACCATCCCCAAGATCATCGGGAACATCGCCCCGGGGAATATCGCGATGTACTTCAACGCCCAGGGGCCGTGCTACACGATCACCACGGCCTGCTCCTCCGGTACCGACGCCATAGGGGAGGGCCTCCGGCTCATCCGTGAGGACGAGGCGGACGTGGTGATCGTGGGGGGGACCGAGGCGGCCATCACGCCGCTCGGGATTGCAGGGTTCATCGTGATCCAGGCCCTCAGTACGAAGTACAATGATAGCCCGAAGAAGGCCTCGAGGCCCTTCGACAAGCATCGTGACGGGTTCGTGATGGGTGAGGGGGCCGGGGTGCTCATCCTCGAGAGCCTGGAGCACGCGAAGGCCCGCGGTGCGCGGATCCATGCCGAGCTCGCAGGGTACGGCATGACGTGCGATGCCTACCACCTCACGGCGCCGCATCCCGAGGGGAGGGGGGCGGTGAGGGCCATCCAGCGGGCGCTCAGGGATGCCGGGCTCTCACCGGAGGATATCGACTACGTGAATGCCCACGGGACCTCGACCCCGCTCAACGATCCCATCGAGACTAGGGCGATCAAGCAGGCCTTTGGCGATCATGCGTACAAGCTCAAGGTCTCGTCGACCAAGTCCATGACGGGCCACTGTATCGGCGCCGCAGGGGCGATCGAGGCCATCCTCTCCACCATGGCCATCGTGGATCAGTTCTTCCCTCCCACCATCAACCAGGAGGAGCCGGATCCGGAGTGCGACTTGGACTATGTGCCCAACGAGGGGAAGAAGGGGAGGATACGGGCCGCCATCTCGGAGACCTTCGGTTTTGGAGGGCACAACGGGGTGGTGGTGATCAAGGAGTACCGGGAGTAG
- a CDS encoding OadG family protein: MNHILEQGLILMVLGMGVVFAFLSLLVIIMNLSSKIILRFFPEKEEPVPQQADASAEIAAAIAAVTYHTRH; encoded by the coding sequence ATGAATCATATCCTCGAACAGGGCCTCATCCTCATGGTCCTGGGTATGGGGGTGGTCTTCGCCTTCCTTTCACTCCTGGTGATCATCATGAACCTCTCGTCGAAGATCATCCTCAGGTTCTTCCCCGAGAAGGAGGAACCGGTGCCGCAACAGGCGGACGCGTCCGCCGAGATCGCCGCGGCCATCGCGGCCGTCACCTATCATACGCGACACTAA
- the fabD gene encoding ACP S-malonyltransferase, with product MTYAFLFPGQGAQYSGMGRDLYEASQNVRDLFALAEDVTGRDLTRLIFEGSEEELKRTDNTQIAVTLVNLAAAAYLKEKGIEASVCAGFSLGEYAALVEAGILTPEQVFPIVVKRGECMERASRAWDERGGKTGMSAILGLPQGKVEEVLEGAGIPDVYIANYNSPVQVVLSGTEEGLTKAEEVCKAAGARRAVRLRVSGPFHSPLLKEAQEEFADFLAGYSFADPVKKVYSNVTARPLTSGEEAKRMAVAQITSPVRWTEEEQALLEEGVQRALEVGPGTVLCGLWKALSAEVPCLPAGTREQIEKITG from the coding sequence ATGACGTATGCCTTTCTCTTCCCCGGTCAGGGGGCCCAGTACTCCGGTATGGGGAGGGATCTGTACGAGGCGAGTCAGAACGTGAGAGACCTCTTCGCCCTCGCGGAGGATGTGACGGGGCGTGACCTCACCCGGCTCATCTTCGAGGGCTCGGAGGAGGAGTTGAAGCGCACCGACAACACCCAGATCGCCGTCACGCTGGTGAATCTGGCGGCGGCCGCCTATCTTAAGGAAAAGGGGATAGAGGCCTCGGTGTGTGCGGGGTTCAGCCTTGGGGAGTATGCCGCCCTGGTGGAGGCGGGTATCCTCACCCCGGAGCAGGTGTTTCCCATTGTGGTGAAGCGGGGGGAGTGCATGGAGCGGGCCTCCCGGGCCTGGGATGAGCGGGGAGGAAAGACCGGGATGAGCGCGATCCTGGGGCTCCCTCAGGGGAAGGTGGAGGAGGTGCTCGAGGGAGCGGGGATCCCCGATGTGTACATCGCGAACTACAACAGTCCGGTACAGGTGGTGCTCTCGGGGACCGAGGAGGGGCTCACAAAGGCCGAGGAGGTCTGCAAGGCCGCAGGGGCACGTCGGGCGGTGCGGCTCAGAGTGTCGGGGCCGTTTCACTCTCCGCTTCTCAAGGAGGCCCAGGAGGAGTTTGCCGACTTCCTCGCCGGGTACTCGTTTGCAGATCCCGTGAAAAAGGTGTATTCTAACGTCACGGCGCGGCCGCTCACCTCGGGCGAGGAGGCGAAGCGGATGGCGGTCGCACAGATCACGAGCCCCGTGCGGTGGACAGAGGAAGAGCAGGCCCTTCTCGAGGAAGGGGTGCAGCGGGCCCTCGAGGTAGGACCTGGCACGGTGCTCTGCGGCCTCTGGAAGGCCCTCTCGGCGGAGGTGCCCTGCCTTCCGGCGGGTACCCGTGAACAGATAGAGAAAATCACAGGATAA
- a CDS encoding phosphoenolpyruvate carboxykinase (GTP), with translation MLELKKGLDILSEVGGVKTLSEAEAVFKKNLDAQNLAKLERIKNEEARLKIANAIAMCEPDYVFIDTGSAEDVDTIRKWSLEWGEEEPLALPRHTVHFDLPQDQARLVKQTFYIVNEGEKTSALARSIPRQEALEYVQKYMKGIMKGMTMMIGFFDRGPVGAQAAIPAIEISSSSYVFHSAELLYRNCYEQFDAEVARKGIFFTNVHSQGPNRPEDVPNARIFMDRSWFTTFSTFCTYAGNTLLLKKGNHRFAVDYSTYYKVEEELSEHMFITGVKGPGGRVTYFAGAAPSGCGKTTTAMAGDEFIGDDLAQMWIEKDGTLRAVNPEKGIFGIVEDVNWEGDPHLMKVLRHEGAEVIWSNVLIDEHKKPFWTGCGEELPERGRNFQGEWWKGKTDENGKPIPPSHPNARVTLLCEAIENHNTKLAEDPAGVPVKVITYSGRDSDTMPPIWVARTPDEGVVIGASIVSAATATEIGVTGVRRQPWANEPFIPGPLGDYMEAQFRFFNSKKFSEKGRPIIAGLNYFLTHEARGGKGKGLLGEKRDVKVWLGWLELFANGDVEAIETPIGYIPKYEDLKKLFKEKIDKEYPYELYEMHFSLYIDNILARINLQREAYGKDQGIPKRLFQVYDEQEKGLLALKEKFGPVVKPEQLAQG, from the coding sequence ATGTTAGAGCTCAAGAAAGGTCTCGATATCCTCTCCGAGGTGGGTGGGGTGAAAACCCTCTCCGAGGCGGAGGCGGTCTTCAAGAAGAACCTCGATGCCCAGAACCTCGCGAAGCTCGAGAGGATAAAGAACGAAGAAGCCCGCCTCAAGATCGCCAATGCGATCGCCATGTGCGAGCCGGACTATGTCTTCATAGACACCGGGTCCGCGGAGGACGTGGATACCATCCGGAAGTGGTCGCTCGAGTGGGGAGAGGAGGAGCCGCTGGCCCTCCCGAGGCACACGGTGCACTTCGATCTCCCCCAGGACCAGGCACGTCTGGTGAAGCAGACCTTCTACATCGTGAACGAGGGTGAGAAGACGAGCGCCCTCGCCCGTTCCATCCCCCGACAGGAGGCCCTCGAGTACGTGCAGAAGTACATGAAGGGTATCATGAAGGGGATGACCATGATGATCGGGTTCTTCGACAGGGGCCCGGTCGGGGCACAGGCCGCCATTCCGGCCATCGAAATCTCGAGCTCGTCCTACGTCTTCCACTCGGCGGAGCTCCTCTACAGGAACTGCTACGAGCAGTTCGATGCAGAGGTGGCGCGGAAGGGGATCTTCTTCACCAATGTCCACTCGCAGGGACCCAACAGGCCTGAGGACGTTCCCAATGCGCGCATCTTCATGGACAGGAGCTGGTTCACGACCTTCTCCACGTTCTGTACGTATGCGGGGAACACCCTGCTCCTCAAGAAAGGCAACCACCGGTTCGCGGTGGACTACTCCACCTACTACAAGGTCGAGGAGGAGCTCTCCGAGCACATGTTCATCACCGGGGTGAAGGGGCCTGGCGGCAGGGTGACCTACTTCGCGGGTGCCGCGCCCTCCGGATGCGGCAAGACCACCACGGCCATGGCCGGTGACGAGTTCATCGGGGACGACCTCGCCCAGATGTGGATCGAGAAGGACGGGACGCTCCGCGCAGTGAACCCCGAGAAGGGAATCTTCGGCATCGTCGAGGACGTGAACTGGGAAGGTGATCCGCACCTCATGAAGGTCCTTCGGCATGAGGGGGCTGAGGTGATCTGGTCGAACGTGCTCATCGACGAGCACAAGAAGCCCTTCTGGACGGGGTGCGGGGAGGAGCTTCCCGAGCGCGGCCGCAACTTCCAGGGCGAGTGGTGGAAGGGGAAGACCGACGAGAACGGGAAGCCCATTCCGCCTTCACACCCGAATGCCCGCGTGACCCTCCTCTGTGAGGCCATCGAGAACCACAACACGAAACTCGCCGAGGATCCCGCCGGGGTTCCCGTCAAGGTGATCACCTACTCCGGCCGTGACAGCGACACCATGCCTCCCATCTGGGTCGCCCGCACGCCCGACGAGGGAGTGGTGATCGGGGCGTCCATCGTCTCGGCCGCCACGGCCACCGAGATCGGCGTGACCGGCGTGCGGAGACAGCCGTGGGCCAACGAGCCGTTCATCCCCGGGCCCCTCGGTGACTACATGGAGGCCCAGTTCCGCTTCTTCAACTCCAAGAAGTTCTCGGAGAAGGGAAGGCCGATCATCGCGGGACTCAACTACTTCCTCACCCACGAGGCGAGGGGCGGTAAGGGTAAGGGCCTCCTCGGTGAGAAGCGTGACGTGAAGGTATGGCTCGGTTGGCTCGAGCTCTTCGCCAACGGGGACGTGGAGGCCATCGAGACGCCCATAGGGTATATCCCGAAGTACGAGGACCTCAAGAAGCTCTTCAAGGAGAAGATCGACAAGGAATACCCCTACGAGCTCTACGAGATGCACTTCTCCCTCTACATCGACAACATCCTGGCCCGGATCAACCTCCAGCGGGAGGCGTACGGCAAGGATCAGGGTATCCCCAAGAGACTCTTCCAGGTGTACGACGAACAGGAGAAGGGGCTTCTCGCCCTCAAGGAGAAGTTCGGTCCTGTCGTGAAGCCCGAGCAGCTCGCTCAGGGCTGA
- a CDS encoding sodium ion-translocating decarboxylase subunit beta — protein MSLWDGLKELWMTTGLYGFLQPGGWGNFLMILVGLVLLYLAIKKEFEPLLLVPIGFGAILANIPFAEIAAHTELHGVIGEGFMRLEEVKTGLIGFFYDAGVTSGVFPLIIFMGVGAMTDFGPLLANPRTLLLGAAAQFGIFGALFGALVLGKYVPGINFDLYAAGAIGIIGGADGPTSIYVASRLKPELLGAVAVAAYSYMALVPIIQPPIMKLLTTKEERRIKMEQLRHVTKTERIVFPLATLGLCILLLPSATPLLGALMFGNLARECGVVNRLWDTMQNALINIVTIMLGLAVGSKMEADKFLNLETLGVLVLGALAFSLGTAAGVLLGKLMNAFSKKHPVNPLIGAAGVSAVPMAARVANRVGQQENPHNFLLMHAMGPNVAGVIGSAVAAGVLLAVVPVMAGG, from the coding sequence ATGTCATTGTGGGATGGACTCAAAGAACTGTGGATGACCACCGGTCTCTACGGATTCCTCCAGCCGGGCGGCTGGGGGAACTTCCTCATGATCCTCGTGGGGCTCGTCCTCCTCTACCTCGCGATAAAGAAGGAGTTCGAACCCCTCCTCCTGGTGCCCATCGGGTTCGGCGCCATCCTGGCGAACATTCCATTCGCTGAGATCGCGGCCCACACCGAACTCCACGGAGTGATCGGTGAAGGGTTCATGCGCCTCGAAGAGGTGAAGACCGGGCTCATCGGCTTCTTCTACGACGCGGGTGTCACGAGCGGGGTCTTCCCCCTCATCATCTTCATGGGAGTGGGGGCCATGACCGACTTCGGACCGCTCCTCGCCAATCCCCGCACCCTGCTCTTGGGTGCCGCGGCCCAGTTCGGGATCTTCGGCGCCCTCTTCGGGGCCCTCGTACTCGGCAAGTACGTGCCGGGTATCAACTTCGACCTCTATGCCGCAGGCGCCATCGGCATCATCGGAGGCGCCGACGGGCCCACCTCCATCTACGTGGCTTCCCGGCTCAAGCCCGAACTCCTCGGAGCCGTGGCCGTGGCGGCCTACTCCTACATGGCCCTCGTGCCCATCATCCAGCCGCCCATCATGAAGCTCCTCACCACCAAGGAGGAGCGCCGCATCAAGATGGAGCAGCTCCGCCACGTCACCAAGACCGAGCGCATCGTGTTCCCGCTCGCCACGCTGGGCCTGTGCATCCTCCTCCTGCCCAGTGCCACCCCGCTCCTCGGGGCCCTCATGTTCGGCAACCTCGCACGTGAGTGCGGAGTGGTGAATCGGCTCTGGGACACCATGCAGAACGCCCTCATCAACATCGTCACCATCATGCTGGGCCTCGCCGTGGGGTCGAAGATGGAGGCCGACAAGTTCCTCAACCTTGAGACCCTGGGCGTGCTCGTCCTGGGTGCATTGGCCTTCTCGCTCGGCACCGCGGCCGGCGTGCTCCTAGGCAAGCTCATGAACGCCTTCTCAAAGAAGCACCCCGTCAACCCCCTCATCGGGGCTGCCGGGGTCTCCGCCGTACCCATGGCGGCCCGCGTGGCCAACAGGGTGGGCCAGCAGGAGAACCCGCACAACTTCCTCCTCATGCACGCCATGGGGCCGAACGTGGCAGGGGTGATAGGCTCCGCCGTGGCGGCCGGCGTGCTCCTCGCCGTCGTCCCGGTGATGGCTGGCGGCTGA
- the fabG gene encoding 3-oxoacyl-[acyl-carrier-protein] reductase yields MLLKDKKALVTGGSRGIGARIVRLFLQEGASVWFVDLNPSEHMEEFQSLAAERGTTVAYRQCNVADEEQVDKVVGEILTESGGIDVLVNNAGITRDGLIFRMSIDDWESVLRVNLTSAFLFSRRIAHAMARQREGSIINISSIVGVHGNAGQCNYSASKAGLLGLTKSLAQEVASRNVRVNAIAPGFIDTPMTQKLPDKVKDALLSRIPMGRLGQPEEVAKICLFLASDLASYVTGQVIGVDGGMGM; encoded by the coding sequence ATGCTTTTGAAGGACAAGAAGGCTCTCGTGACCGGAGGCTCCAGGGGTATCGGGGCCCGGATCGTGCGCCTCTTTCTCCAGGAGGGGGCATCGGTGTGGTTCGTGGACCTCAATCCCAGCGAGCATATGGAGGAGTTCCAGTCCCTCGCCGCTGAACGGGGGACCACGGTGGCCTACAGACAGTGCAACGTGGCCGACGAGGAACAGGTGGACAAGGTGGTGGGGGAGATCCTGACCGAGAGCGGCGGGATCGATGTGTTGGTGAACAACGCTGGCATCACGAGGGACGGGCTCATCTTCCGCATGTCGATCGATGACTGGGAGAGCGTGCTCAGGGTGAACCTCACGAGCGCGTTCCTCTTCTCTCGCAGGATCGCCCATGCCATGGCCCGACAGCGGGAGGGGTCCATCATCAACATCTCCTCCATCGTGGGTGTGCACGGAAATGCGGGACAGTGCAACTACTCCGCCTCCAAGGCGGGGCTCCTCGGTCTCACCAAGAGTCTGGCCCAGGAGGTGGCGAGCCGCAACGTGCGGGTGAACGCCATCGCACCCGGGTTCATCGATACCCCCATGACCCAGAAGCTCCCGGACAAGGTGAAGGATGCCCTTCTCTCCCGTATCCCCATGGGACGGCTGGGACAGCCCGAGGAAGTGGCGAAGATCTGTCTCTTTCTCGCCTCAGATCTCGCCTCGTATGTGACCGGCCAGGTGATCGGCGTGGACGGCGGGATGGGGATGTGA
- a CDS encoding biotin/lipoyl-containing protein gives MKKRVHFMITAFRDGFQSVYGARVLTKDFLPAFEAAVQAGLTHFEIGGGARFQSLYFYCNEDAFQMMKTLREVAGPDVDLQTLARGVNVVGLDSQPRDVIKLHAKLFKKYGVSTIRNFDALNDVNNLIDSGRAIVEAGLRHEVVVTMMELPPGCEGAHTPEFYIDTLRQILDAGIPFDSVCFKDASGTSVPKKVHETIKGARKLLGDDVHLVFHSHETAGVSIAQYMAALEAGADQIDLSLAPVSGGTCQPDVLTMWHALRGTEFDLGIDPYKIMEVEEVFKECMADYFKPPEALAVEPRIPFSPMPGGALTANTQMLRDNGLMDKYPDIIKNMEEVVRRGGFATSVTPVSQFYFQQAFNNTLFGPWTKIAEGYGKMVLGYFGKTPVPPDPEIVKIAQEQLGLEPTTEKVVDINDRDPNKGIEAAKKMLQEAGLPVTEENIFIAATCKDKGVMFLKGEAKVNVRKIDRSKEGKEEKTASGAKVYAVTLGGKSYKVKVDGSTAVVNGRTYTVEVKEAEDAPASSGAPSGERAQVTAPLPGLVLRIPVQEGDHVEDGQEIIVLEAMKMENPIYAPKAGTVAAILVKQGDHVKAGDVLVEIE, from the coding sequence ATGAAGAAACGAGTCCACTTCATGATCACCGCGTTCCGTGACGGGTTCCAGTCCGTGTACGGCGCGCGTGTGCTCACCAAAGACTTCCTCCCCGCCTTCGAGGCCGCGGTACAGGCCGGCCTCACCCACTTCGAGATAGGGGGAGGCGCTCGCTTCCAGTCCCTCTACTTCTACTGCAACGAGGACGCCTTCCAGATGATGAAGACCCTCCGCGAGGTCGCAGGCCCCGATGTGGACCTCCAGACCCTCGCGAGGGGCGTGAACGTGGTGGGGCTCGATTCCCAGCCGCGCGATGTCATCAAGCTCCACGCCAAGCTCTTCAAGAAGTACGGTGTGAGCACCATCCGGAACTTCGACGCCCTCAACGACGTGAACAACCTCATCGACTCCGGAAGAGCCATCGTCGAAGCGGGGCTGCGTCATGAGGTGGTAGTCACCATGATGGAACTTCCACCGGGATGCGAGGGCGCCCACACACCCGAGTTCTACATCGACACCCTCAGGCAGATCCTGGACGCAGGCATCCCCTTCGATTCCGTCTGTTTCAAGGACGCATCGGGCACCTCGGTGCCGAAGAAGGTCCATGAGACCATCAAGGGCGCGCGCAAACTCCTGGGTGACGACGTACACCTCGTGTTCCACTCCCACGAGACCGCAGGAGTGAGCATCGCCCAGTACATGGCGGCCCTCGAGGCGGGAGCCGACCAGATCGACCTCTCCCTCGCCCCGGTCTCCGGCGGCACCTGTCAGCCCGACGTGCTCACCATGTGGCACGCACTCCGGGGTACCGAGTTCGATCTGGGGATCGATCCCTACAAGATCATGGAGGTCGAAGAGGTCTTCAAGGAGTGCATGGCCGACTACTTCAAGCCGCCCGAGGCCCTCGCCGTGGAACCCCGGATTCCCTTCTCCCCCATGCCCGGGGGGGCCCTCACGGCCAACACCCAGATGCTCCGCGACAACGGCCTCATGGACAAGTATCCCGACATCATAAAGAACATGGAAGAGGTGGTCCGGAGGGGAGGGTTCGCCACCTCGGTGACACCGGTCTCCCAGTTCTACTTCCAGCAGGCCTTCAACAACACCCTCTTCGGGCCCTGGACGAAGATCGCCGAGGGCTACGGGAAGATGGTCCTCGGTTACTTCGGTAAGACCCCGGTACCGCCCGATCCGGAGATCGTGAAGATCGCCCAGGAACAGCTCGGCCTCGAACCCACCACCGAAAAGGTGGTCGACATCAACGACCGGGACCCCAACAAGGGGATCGAGGCCGCCAAGAAGATGCTCCAGGAGGCGGGGCTGCCCGTCACCGAGGAGAACATCTTCATCGCCGCCACGTGTAAGGACAAGGGGGTCATGTTCCTCAAGGGCGAGGCCAAGGTGAACGTGAGGAAGATCGACCGGAGCAAGGAAGGAAAAGAGGAGAAGACCGCCTCGGGAGCCAAGGTCTACGCCGTGACACTCGGGGGGAAGAGCTACAAGGTGAAGGTCGACGGTTCCACGGCCGTGGTCAACGGCAGGACCTACACCGTGGAGGTGAAGGAGGCGGAGGACGCTCCGGCCTCCTCCGGTGCTCCCTCGGGTGAGCGCGCTCAGGTCACCGCACCCCTCCCGGGCCTGGTGCTCCGGATCCCCGTGCAGGAGGGAGATCATGTGGAGGACGGTCAGGAGATCATCGTCCTGGAGGCCATGAAGATGGAGAACCCCATCTACGCCCCCAAAGCGGGCACCGTGGCCGCCATCCTGGTGAAACAGGGCGATCACGTCAAGGCCGGCGACGTCCTCGTAGAGATAGAGTAG
- a CDS encoding PilZ domain-containing protein, translating into MADGRERRRFPRVSLELKVGYELAHWKEDDPAAVHHPVYVRTRDVSLGGVGLADVIHIDRHAFHQLLTGKRKVRLEIHLPGREEPLYCFARLVWGHEPEGDVVRRAGFAFIDVSPLFFHELSSFIEAHLSGKASHGERQGSGE; encoded by the coding sequence GTGGCCGATGGGAGAGAACGCCGGAGATTCCCCAGGGTGTCTCTCGAGTTGAAGGTGGGATACGAACTCGCACACTGGAAGGAAGACGACCCCGCCGCTGTGCACCATCCCGTCTACGTGCGGACGCGGGACGTCAGCCTGGGCGGGGTGGGGCTCGCGGACGTGATCCACATCGACAGACACGCGTTCCATCAGCTCCTCACCGGCAAGAGGAAGGTGCGGCTCGAGATACACCTCCCGGGACGGGAGGAGCCTCTCTACTGTTTCGCCCGCCTCGTCTGGGGCCACGAGCCCGAGGGCGACGTGGTGAGACGGGCGGGTTTCGCCTTCATCGACGTCTCTCCTCTCTTCTTCCACGAGCTTTCCTCTTTCATAGAGGCGCATCTCTCGGGAAAGGCTTCCCACGGGGAACGGCAGGGCTCCGGGGAGTGA